The segment AACAGCAGATATCGAAAAGGCTGCAAAGCTTGCAAAACAGCATGATATTCTGTTGATCGTTGATAACACGTTTTATACTCCTCTTATCCAGCAGCCAATTAGGCTTGGAGCAGACATCGTAATACATAGTGCCACAAAATATCTTGGCGGCCACAATGATGTTCTTGCAGGACTGATTGTCGCAAAAGGCGAAGAAATCTGTCAGGAGCTTGCTCTGCATCATAATGCTGCTGGCGCTGTGTTGAGTCCATTTGATTCTTGGCTGTTAATGCGCGGAATGAAAACATTAGCACTTAGAATGGAGAAGCATGAAGAAAATGCGAAAGCACTTCAATCCTTCCTTAATGGTCACGATGCAGTCCTTGATGTACTGTATCCAGGCAGAGGCGGAATGATCTCCTTTAGAGTACAAGATGAAGCATGGGTAAATCCATTCCTACAAAATCTTACATTAATATCATTTGCAGAAAGCTTGGGCGGTGTTGAAAGCTTCATAACATACCCTGCTACCCAAACACACGCAGATATTCCAGAGAAAATCCGACTTGAAACAGGTGTATGCAATCGTCTGCTTCGTTTTTCAGTCGGTATTGAAAATGTTGATGATTTAATTAAAGACTTGGATAAAGCCTTTACGATTGCCAAGGAGGTAACAAAATGAGCGAACAATATTCCTTTGAAACAAAGCTGCTTCACAACAAACATAAATTCGATCCGGCAACAGGTGCAGTAAGTGTGCCAATCCAGCATGCCTCTACTTTCCATCAGCAAGAGATTGATAGTTTTGGAAAATATGACTATGCAAGAAGTCAAAACCCGACAAGGGAGGCTCTTGAGGAAATCATTGCAGATTTAGAGGATGGTTTTAAAGGTTTTGCATTTGCTTCAGGAATGGCGGCTATCTCCAGCGCCTTCCTTCTCCTTTCTCAAGGAGATCACGTCTTAATATCAGAGGATGTATATGGTGGCACATACCGTATGGTAACGACTGTGCTTAACCGATTTGGTATTGAGCATACATTTGTTGACATGACAGATCTTGCTGCAGTCAAAGCTGCTGTTAAGCCAAATACGAAGGTTTTCTATATTGAAACTCCTTCCAACCCGCTCATGAAGGTAACGGATATTAAAGCAGTCAGCGAATTAGCGAAACAAAATGATGCTTGGACATTTGTCGATAATACATTCTTGACTCCGGCCCTGCAAAGGCCCTTGTCAATCGGTGCCGATATTGTCCTACACAGCGCAACAAAGTTCTTGTCAGGCCACAGTGACGTTATTGCCGGTCTTGCTGTTGTTAAGGATGAAGAACTTGCCAAACAGCTCGGTTATATTCAAAATTCCTTTGGTGCCGTTCTTGGAGTGCAGGACTGCTGGCTGCTAATGAGAGGCTTAAAAACATTGCATGTACGTATGAAGCATTCCAGTGAGGCTGCTGCGGAAATTGCTACATATCTCAATAATCATCCAGCAATTAAAAAAGTGTATTATCCAGGCTTCAGCGACCACCCACAATACGATATTCAGCAGGAGCAAGCAACAAGCCCTGGAGCAGTATTTTCCTTCGAGCTGCATAGTGAGGAAGCGATGCGTACGTTTGTAAAAAATGTAGAGCTGCCTGTATTTGCAGTTAGCTTAGGAGCTGTTGAATCTATTCTTTCTTATCCGGCAAAAATGTCTCATGCAGCGATGGATCCAATTGCCCGTCAAGAAAGAGGCATCAGTGATGCACTTCTTCGTCTGTCTGTCGGCTTGGAAAATCCGCAAGATTTAATTGCAGACTTTGAAGCGGCATTAAAGAAAACGGCTGAGCTTCATTATATTTAACGAAAAAATTCAGGGCTTAAATGTCCTGAATTTTTTTTATTTACAGACTATACAGAAGAAACATCCTTGCTGCAAAACCTCACGGAAAAACAACCAATACGAATTGTGTCTATTCTTCTCCTTATTTTCCAAACGAAATTTCCAATAAACTACTTCAGGCAATTCTGTCATATAATAGTTTTATTTCTAGACGTAACATGAGCAATGATACAAGGTCATTTGCATACAACATTTAAGG is part of the Niallia taxi genome and harbors:
- the metC gene encoding cystathionine beta-lyase, coding for MSEQYSFETKLLHNKHKFDPATGAVSVPIQHASTFHQQEIDSFGKYDYARSQNPTREALEEIIADLEDGFKGFAFASGMAAISSAFLLLSQGDHVLISEDVYGGTYRMVTTVLNRFGIEHTFVDMTDLAAVKAAVKPNTKVFYIETPSNPLMKVTDIKAVSELAKQNDAWTFVDNTFLTPALQRPLSIGADIVLHSATKFLSGHSDVIAGLAVVKDEELAKQLGYIQNSFGAVLGVQDCWLLMRGLKTLHVRMKHSSEAAAEIATYLNNHPAIKKVYYPGFSDHPQYDIQQEQATSPGAVFSFELHSEEAMRTFVKNVELPVFAVSLGAVESILSYPAKMSHAAMDPIARQERGISDALLRLSVGLENPQDLIADFEAALKKTAELHYI
- a CDS encoding methionine biosynthesis PLP-dependent protein, which gives rise to MYDVETKLAQIGNRSEKATGTVNPPVYFSTAYRHTGIGESTGYDYTRTGNPTREVLEKAIADLEEGDRGFACSSGMAAIQTILSLFQSGDEWIISKDLYGGTYRLLEQGFKKWGLRCCYVNTSSIEDIAAAITENTKAIFIETPTNPLMETADIEKAAKLAKQHDILLIVDNTFYTPLIQQPIRLGADIVIHSATKYLGGHNDVLAGLIVAKGEEICQELALHHNAAGAVLSPFDSWLLMRGMKTLALRMEKHEENAKALQSFLNGHDAVLDVLYPGRGGMISFRVQDEAWVNPFLQNLTLISFAESLGGVESFITYPATQTHADIPEKIRLETGVCNRLLRFSVGIENVDDLIKDLDKAFTIAKEVTK